One region of Acidimicrobiia bacterium genomic DNA includes:
- a CDS encoding sugar phosphate isomerase/epimerase, with translation MFRTSMAISPTPAEFAPLLFAGDWKGALDAAADLGYDAIEMSVRDPADPAVVSCDAEARRRDIRVSAIATGQSFYSDGWSLTADDPGIQTLLEQRMRRIIDLAAPWEALVVIGGVRGTLSGSDGERVDQYRRALEAVRRYAEYALTLNVSLAVEPINRYETNYLNTIRETLQFVGNVGLSNVGILPDTFHMNIEEVSLAESLRSAGKLILHTQFTDSNRLAAGQGHVDFRVLAGVLRELDYSGYLSAEILPHPDSRTAAQQAIEFFRNL, from the coding sequence ATGTTCAGAACCAGCATGGCAATCTCGCCCACCCCGGCCGAGTTTGCCCCGCTGCTCTTCGCCGGGGATTGGAAAGGGGCGCTCGATGCCGCCGCCGATCTTGGGTACGACGCAATCGAGATGAGCGTCCGCGACCCGGCCGATCCGGCGGTTGTGTCATGTGATGCCGAAGCCCGCCGGCGGGACATTCGAGTCTCGGCGATAGCGACAGGACAATCCTTCTACTCGGACGGGTGGTCGCTGACCGCCGACGATCCGGGGATTCAAACATTGCTCGAGCAACGGATGCGCCGCATCATCGACCTGGCTGCCCCCTGGGAGGCACTCGTTGTAATCGGCGGCGTCCGCGGGACGCTGTCCGGATCAGATGGCGAACGAGTCGATCAGTATCGCCGGGCACTGGAAGCCGTCCGACGCTATGCCGAGTATGCACTCACACTCAACGTCTCTCTGGCGGTTGAACCCATCAACCGATACGAAACCAATTACCTAAACACAATCAGGGAAACCCTGCAGTTCGTTGGCAATGTCGGTCTAAGCAACGTAGGCATTCTGCCCGACACCTTCCACATGAATATCGAAGAGGTTTCATTGGCCGAGTCGTTGCGATCGGCCGGGAAGCTGATCCTGCACACGCAGTTCACCGACAGCAACCGGCTGGCGGCGGGGCAAGGTCACGTTGACTTCCGGGTTCTGGCAGGGGTGCTGCGGGAGCTCGACTATTCCGGCTACCTCTCAGCCGAGATATTGCCTCATCCCGACAGCCGAACCGCCGCCCAACAGGCGATCGAATTCTTCAGAAACCTATGA
- a CDS encoding glycoside hydrolase family 88 protein, translating to MIKIDTAIEPASVGPDLKRLWDMAGPKVKRLCRRDSPDNATPVYTVEGRYTARGWTEWTQGFLYGEAILQFDATGDQEALDLGRRLTRDHMAPHLTHAGVHDHGFNNVSTYGNLRRLMLEDRTPFDAWELAFYEDALRVSGAVQAMRWTRTAEGGGFIHSFNGPHSLFCDTIRSIRSLVLAHRLGHRLLGENDESISLLERGIQHAATTARYNVFYGEGRDTFDVRGRVAHETLFNVNDGNYRAPSTQQGYSPFTTWTRGLAWVMSGYPELLEFLDTVADAELEPVGGREAVRSMMIAAATASCDFYIEHTPIDGVPYWDTGAPGLASMGAYLDRPAEPHNPHEPVDSSAGAIAAQGLLRLGNYLTAAGASSGVRYTKAGLTVMRTLLSDGYLSLDPEHEGLLLHGVYHRPNGWDHAPDDTHVPSGESVLWGDYHLMEAALYVQRLIEGDPYLTFFGPIEGIS from the coding sequence TTGATCAAGATTGACACCGCCATCGAACCGGCGTCGGTCGGCCCGGATCTCAAGAGATTGTGGGACATGGCCGGTCCCAAGGTCAAGCGGCTGTGCCGCCGGGATTCACCTGACAACGCAACGCCGGTGTACACAGTTGAAGGTCGATACACCGCCAGAGGTTGGACCGAGTGGACCCAAGGTTTTCTCTACGGTGAAGCCATCCTGCAGTTCGATGCGACCGGCGACCAAGAAGCTCTTGATCTCGGCCGGCGCCTCACCCGTGACCATATGGCCCCGCACCTGACGCATGCAGGCGTCCACGACCACGGCTTCAACAACGTCAGCACCTACGGGAACCTCAGGCGGCTGATGCTCGAGGATCGGACTCCCTTTGACGCGTGGGAGTTGGCGTTCTACGAGGATGCGCTGCGAGTGAGCGGAGCCGTGCAGGCGATGCGCTGGACCAGAACTGCCGAGGGCGGTGGCTTCATTCACTCGTTCAACGGCCCCCACTCCCTGTTCTGTGACACGATCCGCTCGATTCGTTCCCTTGTTTTGGCCCACCGCCTGGGGCACCGCCTGCTGGGCGAGAACGACGAGTCCATTTCGCTGCTCGAGCGCGGGATCCAGCATGCGGCCACCACGGCCAGATACAACGTGTTCTACGGTGAAGGTCGCGATACTTTCGACGTCCGGGGTCGGGTGGCCCATGAGACGCTGTTCAACGTCAACGACGGCAACTATCGGGCCCCCAGCACCCAACAGGGATATTCGCCCTTTACTACGTGGACTCGCGGCCTCGCTTGGGTCATGTCCGGATACCCCGAACTGCTCGAGTTCCTCGACACCGTCGCAGACGCGGAGCTGGAACCGGTCGGCGGGAGGGAAGCAGTTCGTTCGATGATGATCGCCGCGGCCACCGCTTCCTGTGACTTCTACATCGAGCACACCCCGATCGACGGTGTGCCTTACTGGGATACAGGAGCACCCGGCCTGGCGTCGATGGGCGCCTACCTCGACCGGCCGGCCGAACCGCACAACCCACATGAACCGGTCGACAGTTCGGCGGGGGCCATCGCCGCCCAGGGTTTGCTGAGGCTCGGCAACTATCTCACCGCCGCCGGAGCTTCCTCGGGAGTCCGGTACACGAAGGCGGGCCTGACGGTCATGCGGACCCTACTCTCCGACGGTTACTTGAGTCTCGATCCCGAGCATGAAGGCTTGCTCCTCCACGGCGTGTACCACCGACCGAACGGCTGGGACCACGCTCCGGACGACACCCACGTTCCATCCGGCGAATCGGTGCTGTGGGGTGATTACCACCTCATGGAGGCAGCCCTCTACGTGCAACGACTCATCGAAGGTGATCCCTACCTCACCTTCTTCGGTCCGATCGAGGGGATCTCGTGA
- a CDS encoding DMT family transporter produces MSGIYWATAAGIGFGVFQTLHRRAGRGVDRFLATFILLTVSALVLFGAVAVMGDLDVLGDAPLMAFVNFSLAGVIHFSLGWTFLTFSQRRIGAARTGALIGTSPLFGTVIAAVALGEVLSFPAMMGVALVVIGVFLISNG; encoded by the coding sequence ATGAGCGGCATCTACTGGGCAACCGCGGCGGGGATTGGTTTCGGCGTCTTCCAGACCTTGCACCGGCGAGCCGGTCGCGGAGTCGACCGCTTCCTGGCTACCTTCATTTTGTTGACGGTCAGCGCACTGGTGCTCTTTGGTGCGGTCGCAGTCATGGGCGACCTGGATGTGTTGGGTGATGCCCCGCTGATGGCGTTCGTGAACTTCTCTCTCGCCGGCGTTATCCACTTCTCACTCGGTTGGACCTTCCTCACCTTCAGCCAGCGGCGGATTGGCGCAGCTCGAACTGGGGCGCTGATCGGTACTAGTCCTCTCTTCGGGACGGTGATCGCAGCCGTTGCGTTGGGTGAGGTTTTGAGCTTCCCGGCAATGATGGGGGTGGCGCTCGTAGTGATCGGCGTCTTCTTGATATCCAATGGATGA
- a CDS encoding EamA family transporter — MDESGGALTRWAGGTLFGLLTALCWSLSPVFVRRGLDEVPFPVVGVAIGMTASMLAYLPVVWIRRGKLGLATANRGDLGLQFVVGLLTGFSIAANWIALSLITVAAVLSIGRLAVIVVLILSPIVVGQHLERVTPRIWLGGMFIVGGSILLAFYG; from the coding sequence ATGGATGAATCGGGCGGAGCCCTGACCCGATGGGCGGGTGGCACTCTGTTTGGGTTGCTCACCGCGTTGTGTTGGTCGCTCAGTCCGGTGTTTGTGCGGCGCGGACTGGACGAGGTCCCTTTTCCGGTAGTGGGTGTGGCGATCGGTATGACCGCCAGCATGCTGGCGTATTTGCCGGTGGTGTGGATTCGGCGCGGCAAGCTAGGCCTGGCCACCGCGAATCGGGGCGATCTGGGATTGCAGTTTGTTGTCGGCCTTCTTACCGGGTTCTCGATCGCGGCCAACTGGATTGCCTTGAGCCTGATTACCGTGGCTGCCGTCTTGTCGATCGGGAGGTTGGCGGTGATCGTCGTCTTGATCTTGTCCCCGATCGTGGTTGGTCAGCACCTCGAGCGGGTTACTCCGCGCATCTGGCTCGGAGGTATGTTCATAGTGGGAGGCTCAATCCTCCTGGCTTTCTACGGGTGA
- a CDS encoding 3-ketoacyl-ACP reductase, producing MTPRTALVTGGSRGIGLGIARRLLTDGYQVVINGLRAVEAIAETLEELSRFGEAAYVAADVGMADGRSHLVAETLKAVGRLDVLVNNAGITSPGRKDLLEVSEEDLDTVLAVNLKGPFLLTQSLARHMIQEHEADSSFRGRIVNITSISAAVVSPNRGEYCISKAGLSMTTLLWATRLADHGIEVYEVRPGVIETDMTAPVAGKYEALIEAGLTLDRRFGTPEDVAAAVATLVGGDLPYATGQILTIDGGLTVSRL from the coding sequence GTGACCCCCCGCACTGCCCTCGTGACCGGTGGTTCCCGCGGCATCGGGCTCGGTATCGCCAGGAGACTCCTCACCGACGGCTACCAGGTGGTTATCAATGGTCTGCGTGCCGTGGAAGCTATCGCCGAAACGCTCGAGGAACTGTCACGCTTCGGGGAGGCTGCCTACGTGGCAGCTGATGTTGGAATGGCGGATGGGCGCAGCCACCTCGTTGCCGAGACGCTGAAGGCTGTCGGACGCCTCGATGTGCTGGTCAACAATGCGGGGATCACATCGCCGGGACGCAAGGACCTCCTGGAGGTTTCGGAGGAAGACCTTGATACGGTGCTCGCCGTCAACCTCAAGGGACCGTTCCTGCTCACCCAATCCCTGGCGAGACACATGATTCAAGAGCATGAGGCCGACTCGTCGTTCCGCGGACGGATCGTGAACATCACTTCGATCAGCGCAGCAGTTGTTTCGCCCAACCGAGGTGAGTATTGCATCAGCAAGGCGGGCCTCTCGATGACGACGTTACTGTGGGCTACTCGGCTCGCCGACCACGGGATCGAGGTCTACGAAGTGCGGCCCGGGGTCATCGAAACCGATATGACCGCTCCCGTTGCCGGGAAATATGAGGCGTTGATCGAAGCCGGGCTCACGTTGGATCGGCGCTTCGGGACGCCAGAGGACGTGGCTGCGGCGGTCGCGACGCTGGTGGGCGGCGACCTGCCGTACGCGACCGGCCAGATCTTGACTATCGACGGCGGGCTGACCGTCTCGAGACTCTGA
- a CDS encoding sulfurtransferase, giving the protein MVDPLVSPEWLLDRVGGPDVAVLEVSFYQPDKAAYFSGHIDGAHYVYWKDLLWHELDREFASPAVLAERLGAFGVGDDTTLVLVGDPIQFATYAYWVLAMAGFEERTAVLDGGHEIWATRGFPQTDDRPVVAPRTVTPGRADDTCRIGRQGVLAGLEDPRRVLIDLRSAEEFSGERVAPLTAPFDHGAERRGHIPGARHLPREQLLTEEGTFKAPDELWAEFRKVGVSDEHEVVTSCRLSHRASLGWFVLTRLLGRDRVRVYDGSWTEWGSIVGYPIER; this is encoded by the coding sequence ATGGTCGACCCGCTGGTTTCGCCCGAGTGGTTGCTCGATCGGGTCGGGGGTCCCGACGTGGCGGTGCTGGAAGTGTCTTTCTACCAACCCGACAAGGCCGCCTACTTCTCCGGCCATATCGACGGAGCTCACTACGTCTATTGGAAAGACCTGCTCTGGCATGAACTAGATCGGGAGTTCGCCAGCCCGGCGGTGTTGGCGGAACGCCTCGGAGCGTTCGGAGTGGGGGATGACACGACCCTGGTGCTGGTAGGTGATCCAATCCAGTTTGCTACCTACGCCTATTGGGTGCTGGCCATGGCTGGATTCGAAGAACGAACGGCCGTGCTGGATGGTGGACACGAGATCTGGGCAACGCGTGGGTTCCCTCAGACTGATGATCGCCCGGTGGTCGCGCCGCGGACAGTCACGCCTGGTCGGGCTGACGATACCTGTCGGATAGGACGCCAAGGTGTATTGGCCGGTCTCGAAGATCCGCGCCGGGTGCTCATCGACCTGCGCTCGGCTGAGGAGTTCTCCGGGGAGCGAGTGGCGCCCCTCACGGCCCCCTTCGATCACGGCGCGGAGCGCCGTGGCCACATACCCGGAGCTCGCCACCTTCCCCGGGAACAACTCCTCACTGAAGAGGGAACGTTCAAAGCACCCGACGAATTGTGGGCCGAATTCCGGAAGGTCGGGGTCTCAGACGAACACGAGGTTGTCACCTCTTGTCGCTTGAGTCATCGGGCCTCTCTCGGATGGTTTGTGCTCACCCGCTTGCTCGGACGAGACCGCGTTCGCGTATACGACGGTTCGTGGACCGAGTGGGGATCGATCGTCGGATATCCCATCGAGCGGTAG